A genomic segment from Idiomarina piscisalsi encodes:
- the acnA gene encoding aconitate hydratase AcnA has translation MSGNDSLKNLSTLEVNGKTFHYYSLPKAAEALGDISKLPASMKVLLENLLRNEDGSTVNEDDLKAMVDWQKEKKIDREIQYRPARVLMQDFTGVPGIVDLAAMRDAVDKAGHDPETINPLSPVDLVIDHSVMVDKYASPEAFKENVRIEMERNKERYEFLKWGQGAFENFRVVPPGTGICHQVNLEYLGKSVWTKEEDGKTFAFPDTLVGTDSHTTMINGIGVLGWGVGGIEAEAAMLGQPVSMLIPEVVGFRLTGKLNEGVTATDLVLTVTQMLREKGVVGKFVEFYGPGLDNLPLADRATISNMAPEYGATCGFFPVDDETLRYFRLSGRDEETIELVEKYSKAQGLWRDNDNEPEYTDSLELDLGDVTASLAGPKRPQDRVNMEQLGSNFDLILETNGQSAEKDKEVPVKGKDYSLSHGDVVIAAITSCTNTSNPSVMMAAGLLAQKAIEKGLMRKPWVKSSLAPGSKVVTDYLAKAGLDDYLDKLGFHLVGYGCTTCIGNSGPLDDEITEAIQEGDLTVSSVLSGNRNFEGRVHPEVKANWLASPPLVVAYALAGTTRTDLTKDPIGKDKDGNDVFLKDIWPSSAEISEAVKTVDNQMFGKEYAEVFAGDEEWQNISVAEGKTYNWQDESTYVKNPPFFEGIDKPLEGPSDIKDANVLAVFADSITTDHISPAGSIKPDSPAGKYLQENGVAVKDFNSYGSRRGNHEVMMRGTFANIRIKNQMLDNVEGGFTKFIPTGEQMPIYDAAMKYMENDTPLVVLAGKEYGTGSSRDWAAKGTRLLGVKAVIAESYERIHRSNLVGMGVLPLQFADGESVEDHKLTGEEQISVLGLSDDLKPGQMLDVVAKRKDGSEAKFKVKCRIDTGNEMNYYKNGGILHYVLRQMLK, from the coding sequence ATGTCAGGCAACGACAGTCTGAAAAACTTAAGTACATTAGAGGTTAACGGAAAAACCTTTCATTACTACAGTTTGCCCAAAGCGGCAGAAGCTCTAGGGGATATTTCAAAACTTCCGGCTTCAATGAAAGTGTTGTTAGAAAACTTGCTGCGCAATGAAGACGGCAGCACAGTGAATGAAGACGATTTAAAAGCCATGGTCGATTGGCAGAAAGAAAAGAAAATTGACCGTGAAATACAGTACCGCCCGGCGCGCGTACTGATGCAAGACTTTACTGGTGTACCTGGCATCGTCGATTTAGCCGCCATGCGAGACGCGGTTGATAAAGCGGGGCACGATCCGGAAACCATTAACCCGTTGTCACCGGTCGACTTGGTTATCGACCACTCGGTAATGGTTGATAAGTACGCAAGTCCTGAAGCGTTTAAAGAGAACGTTCGCATTGAAATGGAACGCAACAAAGAGCGTTACGAGTTCCTGAAATGGGGGCAGGGCGCGTTTGAAAACTTCCGCGTAGTGCCGCCAGGCACAGGTATTTGTCACCAGGTAAACTTGGAATATTTAGGTAAAAGTGTCTGGACTAAAGAGGAAGACGGTAAAACGTTTGCATTCCCGGATACTCTAGTTGGTACTGACTCACACACCACCATGATCAACGGTATTGGTGTATTAGGTTGGGGTGTTGGCGGCATTGAAGCAGAAGCCGCAATGCTGGGCCAGCCGGTTTCTATGCTGATTCCAGAAGTGGTTGGTTTCCGTTTAACTGGTAAACTCAACGAAGGCGTTACCGCAACCGACTTGGTATTAACCGTTACGCAAATGCTGCGTGAAAAAGGTGTGGTTGGTAAGTTTGTTGAATTCTACGGTCCAGGTTTAGACAACCTGCCGCTGGCAGACCGTGCGACCATATCAAATATGGCACCAGAGTATGGTGCAACCTGTGGTTTCTTCCCGGTGGATGATGAAACATTGCGTTACTTCCGCCTGTCAGGTCGTGACGAAGAGACCATTGAACTGGTTGAAAAGTACAGCAAAGCTCAGGGCTTATGGCGTGACAACGACAACGAACCTGAGTATACCGACTCGTTGGAGTTAGACTTAGGTGATGTGACGGCATCGCTTGCTGGACCTAAACGTCCACAAGATCGCGTCAACATGGAGCAGTTAGGTAGTAACTTTGACCTGATTCTTGAGACAAATGGTCAATCGGCTGAAAAAGATAAAGAAGTACCTGTAAAAGGCAAGGATTACAGCTTGTCACATGGTGACGTTGTTATCGCCGCTATTACCTCTTGTACCAACACCTCAAACCCAAGCGTTATGATGGCAGCGGGTCTATTAGCTCAAAAAGCGATAGAAAAAGGGTTAATGCGTAAGCCGTGGGTTAAGTCATCGCTTGCGCCAGGCTCTAAAGTCGTGACTGATTATCTGGCGAAAGCTGGTTTAGATGACTACCTTGATAAACTTGGGTTTCACCTAGTGGGTTACGGTTGTACGACGTGTATTGGTAACTCGGGTCCATTGGACGATGAAATTACCGAAGCGATTCAAGAGGGTGATTTAACCGTATCTTCGGTGTTGTCGGGTAACCGCAACTTTGAAGGGCGTGTTCACCCAGAAGTTAAGGCAAACTGGTTGGCGTCACCACCGCTAGTCGTTGCTTATGCGTTAGCCGGGACAACTCGTACTGACTTAACTAAAGACCCTATTGGTAAAGACAAAGACGGAAACGACGTATTCTTGAAAGACATTTGGCCAAGCAGCGCCGAAATCTCGGAAGCGGTGAAAACGGTTGATAACCAAATGTTCGGCAAAGAGTACGCTGAAGTCTTTGCTGGTGACGAAGAGTGGCAGAACATTAGTGTCGCTGAGGGTAAAACCTATAATTGGCAGGATGAGTCGACCTACGTTAAGAACCCACCGTTCTTCGAAGGTATTGATAAGCCATTAGAAGGGCCAAGCGATATAAAAGACGCAAATGTCTTAGCGGTGTTTGCCGACTCGATTACCACTGACCATATTTCGCCAGCGGGTTCTATTAAGCCGGATTCTCCTGCGGGCAAATACTTGCAGGAAAACGGTGTGGCAGTGAAAGACTTCAACTCGTATGGTTCGCGTCGTGGTAATCATGAAGTCATGATGCGCGGCACATTCGCCAATATTCGTATCAAGAACCAAATGCTCGACAATGTTGAGGGTGGCTTTACTAAGTTCATTCCGACCGGCGAGCAAATGCCAATTTACGACGCTGCCATGAAGTACATGGAAAACGACACACCTTTAGTCGTGTTGGCTGGTAAGGAATACGGTACGGGCTCTAGCCGAGACTGGGCAGCAAAAGGTACTCGGTTACTGGGCGTTAAGGCTGTTATCGCAGAAAGTTACGAGCGTATTCACCGTTCTAACCTGGTTGGCATGGGCGTTCTGCCGCTGCAATTTGCCGACGGAGAGAGCGTTGAGGATCACAAACTCACTGGTGAAGAGCAAATTTCGGTATTGGGGCTGAGCGATGACCTTAAACCGGGTCAAATGCTGGACGTTGTTGCAAAACGCAAAGACGGTTCAGAGGCTAAGTTCAAGGTGAAATGTCGTATCGACACTGGTAACGAAATGAACTATTACAAGAATGGCGGTATTTTGCATTACGTACTGCGCCAAATGCTTAAGTAA
- a CDS encoding SDR family NAD(P)-dependent oxidoreductase, which yields MTKTALVTGAGRRFGFEVAKALIEDGYKVFAHYNSSKDGVDELSQLGAEPIQANFARQHDVKEMVTQIKKHSSKLDLLINNASCFFDNDTVDNDSEALEAIFQVHNIAPYLLITGLQQQLSNSDNGLIINITDIYTDKPSTNYIAYCAAKAGLANMTQAFAKALAPDVRVNAIQPGPILFLPEHDNEHKMQVLDETPLRVEGGLEPMIDTVRFLRDNPFLTGESIKVDGGRALNL from the coding sequence ATGACAAAAACCGCACTAGTGACAGGTGCTGGACGCCGCTTCGGATTTGAAGTCGCCAAAGCACTGATAGAAGACGGCTACAAAGTTTTTGCGCATTACAACAGCTCAAAAGACGGTGTTGATGAACTGAGTCAATTAGGTGCAGAGCCCATTCAAGCGAACTTTGCCCGCCAGCACGACGTTAAAGAGATGGTTACTCAAATTAAGAAGCACAGTTCCAAACTGGATCTGTTGATTAATAATGCGTCCTGTTTTTTCGACAACGACACCGTAGACAACGATTCAGAAGCGCTTGAAGCCATCTTTCAGGTACACAATATTGCTCCCTATTTGCTCATAACGGGTTTGCAACAGCAACTGTCGAATTCCGACAATGGGCTTATAATCAACATTACGGATATCTACACTGACAAACCGTCCACTAATTACATTGCTTACTGCGCAGCGAAAGCCGGCTTAGCCAATATGACTCAGGCCTTTGCAAAAGCATTAGCGCCGGATGTACGTGTGAACGCCATTCAACCAGGACCGATTTTATTCCTGCCGGAACATGACAACGAACATAAAATGCAGGTGCTAGACGAAACACCTTTACGTGTAGAAGGTGGATTAGAGCCAATGATAGACACCGTCCGCTTTTTACGTGACAACCCATTTCTAACCGGCGAGTCGATAAAAGTTGATGGTGGCAGAGCGCTTAATTTGTAG
- the folK gene encoding 2-amino-4-hydroxy-6-hydroxymethyldihydropteridine diphosphokinase: MKYLCSLGSNIDPEMNIHHAKQQLQALNSNCLFSQNIATKPVDIDTQNGFLNALFIIDTSLSSHELKQRFNQIEEALGRDRSDPERSIKDRTIDIDILGPLDEGPEVPDYLQSLTTELGLAS; the protein is encoded by the coding sequence ATGAAATATTTATGCAGTCTGGGGTCGAACATCGATCCTGAAATGAATATCCACCACGCAAAACAACAGTTACAGGCGTTGAACAGTAACTGCTTATTCAGTCAAAACATAGCCACGAAGCCGGTTGATATTGATACACAAAACGGGTTTCTCAATGCCTTGTTTATTATCGATACATCACTTAGCTCACATGAGCTTAAACAACGGTTTAACCAAATAGAGGAAGCTCTGGGACGCGATCGCAGTGATCCAGAAAGAAGCATAAAAGACAGAACCATCGATATCGATATTTTAGGACCTCTTGATGAGGGGCCGGAAGTGCCAGATTACTTACAATCACTCACAACAGAATTGGGGCTTGCATCATGA
- a CDS encoding sodium:solute symporter family protein has product MTEFALDTRTGILIIVLFGLFWIGFGYWLGRKNKSHEDFALAGRNVGFAFAAATAMATWVTSNTTLVAPQLTFQFGVWGMIGYSFAALGLILFAPMAKRIKELLPNGYTSGDFIRLRYGQFAWVVFMIISVVYAFGWLISLGMAGGILLESLTGLEYHIGMTTILVICVGYTLFGGMRAVIATDFIQALIIIAGVSFIAYWLIDNIGLGSIHDNLTAEHPKLLDVLFPAAVMFLFNNIFFGLGEIFHSNVWWSRALSFKKGVAYKAYLTGGLMWLPIPIVTGFIALAAPQLGIFPPSMDMIGPTVAAAVLGKAGAVIVFIVIFSALASSLDSLLAATSDLVTQDIYHKKLKPGASDRNLMRFNRSCILGLGIVTWLFCLPKIATLGALLNFAGAFVASTIWPILLGLYHKKLTGTYAAIAMAIGTACGMIGYFIIGFYVAALVSCAVSGVICAVGIMTSQDSFDWNQLREEDAHDNE; this is encoded by the coding sequence ATGACTGAATTTGCACTGGACACTCGTACCGGCATTCTCATCATTGTGCTTTTCGGCCTATTTTGGATAGGCTTCGGTTATTGGCTCGGGCGTAAAAATAAAAGCCACGAAGATTTTGCGCTGGCCGGTCGAAATGTTGGCTTTGCGTTTGCAGCTGCTACAGCAATGGCAACCTGGGTGACCAGCAACACCACACTGGTTGCACCGCAACTGACGTTCCAGTTTGGCGTGTGGGGTATGATTGGCTACTCATTCGCGGCGCTTGGCCTCATTCTGTTTGCCCCTATGGCAAAACGCATTAAAGAGTTGTTGCCCAACGGTTATACCTCAGGTGACTTTATCCGACTGCGCTATGGTCAGTTTGCCTGGGTCGTGTTCATGATTATTTCTGTGGTCTATGCATTCGGCTGGTTAATCAGTCTGGGCATGGCGGGCGGTATTCTTTTGGAGTCTTTGACCGGTCTTGAGTACCACATTGGTATGACGACCATTTTGGTCATTTGTGTGGGATATACCTTGTTTGGCGGCATGCGCGCGGTTATCGCAACCGACTTTATCCAGGCTCTCATTATTATCGCTGGGGTCAGCTTTATTGCCTATTGGCTTATCGACAATATCGGTCTTGGCAGCATTCATGATAATTTGACAGCGGAGCACCCAAAACTGCTGGATGTCTTATTTCCTGCCGCCGTTATGTTCTTATTTAATAATATTTTCTTTGGTCTGGGTGAGATATTTCACTCCAACGTATGGTGGTCACGGGCATTGTCGTTTAAAAAAGGTGTCGCTTATAAAGCCTATTTGACGGGCGGATTAATGTGGCTTCCTATACCTATTGTTACTGGTTTTATTGCTTTGGCGGCACCGCAGCTGGGTATATTTCCGCCGAGCATGGACATGATAGGCCCCACGGTTGCAGCTGCCGTTTTAGGGAAAGCTGGCGCGGTTATCGTTTTCATCGTGATATTTTCAGCCTTAGCGTCCAGTCTTGACTCTTTACTGGCAGCGACCTCAGACCTGGTTACACAGGATATTTATCATAAAAAGCTAAAACCAGGTGCGTCAGATAGAAACCTGATGCGGTTTAACAGAAGCTGTATTTTAGGGCTTGGTATTGTGACCTGGCTTTTCTGCCTGCCAAAAATTGCCACTCTGGGGGCATTACTGAATTTTGCTGGAGCATTTGTGGCGAGCACTATCTGGCCCATACTGTTAGGGCTCTATCACAAAAAGCTGACAGGCACCTATGCGGCCATAGCAATGGCTATTGGCACCGCATGCGGCATGATAGGGTATTTCATCATCGGGTTTTATGTGGCTGCGCTGGTGTCGTGTGCCGTATCGGGCGTGATATGTGCTGTGGGTATTATGACCAGCCAAGACAGCTTTGACTGGAACCAACTGCGGGAGGAAGACGCACATGATAATGAGTGA
- a CDS encoding aspartate/ornithine carbamoyltransferase family protein: protein MNIKDVSFERERPDVCGDAHPKALLKAIQEDGDYLLKLANQHIVSADQFSQQGMLQLFRLAAKYEANPRRFSTSLQGKILISAFYEPSTRTRLSFESAWHRLGGDIMSITDRSTTGIAKGECLSDIAEMFNNYGDCVVLRDNNETSLEEMIDSLRIPIINAGNGADEHPTQALSDMYAIFKWRPDLVTEEAEKAPIKVGIIGVPNKMRTVRSFIKCLTKFPKAIDEVVIIHDEASTEQLFGSEQKEQVEQAGIKIRSTRDLDEVLPELDVVYINAISWEGNSVNTYGSEFHLSAKSPLKESAIILHPLARGEELSTDLDHTPHNWYFSQARGAVFLRMALLTCMVQRAERVIDVV, encoded by the coding sequence ATGAATATAAAGGATGTATCCTTCGAACGTGAGCGCCCAGATGTCTGTGGTGATGCCCACCCGAAGGCGTTGTTAAAAGCTATTCAGGAGGACGGCGATTACCTACTGAAATTGGCGAATCAACACATCGTGTCGGCTGATCAGTTTTCTCAGCAAGGCATGTTGCAGTTGTTTCGCTTGGCGGCAAAGTATGAAGCTAACCCGCGTCGTTTTAGTACGTCGTTACAGGGCAAGATTCTAATCAGTGCTTTCTACGAGCCCAGCACTCGTACGCGGCTCTCTTTTGAAAGTGCATGGCATCGGCTAGGCGGCGATATTATGTCAATAACCGACCGCTCAACTACTGGTATCGCAAAAGGCGAGTGTTTGTCGGACATCGCTGAAATGTTCAATAACTACGGCGATTGCGTGGTGCTGAGGGACAACAACGAGACCTCGTTAGAGGAAATGATCGATTCACTGCGTATTCCAATTATCAATGCTGGCAATGGTGCCGACGAGCACCCGACGCAAGCACTGTCAGATATGTACGCGATATTTAAATGGCGCCCTGATTTAGTCACTGAAGAAGCGGAAAAAGCGCCTATAAAAGTCGGTATTATCGGTGTGCCCAATAAAATGCGTACGGTGCGAAGCTTTATAAAGTGTTTAACCAAGTTTCCGAAAGCTATCGATGAAGTGGTCATCATCCACGATGAAGCGTCAACAGAGCAGCTATTTGGTAGCGAACAAAAAGAACAGGTAGAGCAGGCGGGTATTAAGATTCGCAGCACCAGAGATCTCGATGAGGTATTACCAGAGCTTGATGTGGTTTATATCAATGCCATTTCATGGGAAGGTAACTCAGTGAATACGTACGGCAGTGAATTTCATTTGTCGGCAAAGTCGCCACTGAAAGAAAGCGCCATTATTTTGCATCCACTGGCGCGTGGTGAAGAACTTTCAACGGACTTAGATCATACGCCTCATAACTGGTATTTCAGTCAGGCCAGAGGGGCAGTGTTTTTACGTATGGCGCTACTGACCTGCATGGTTCAGCGAGCTGAGCGCGTCATTGATGTCGTTTAA